The uncultured Desulfatiglans sp. DNA window TTCTTTGGCGATCACCACCCTGCCTTTATAGGTGCCGCACTCAGGGCATACCCGATGCGGAAGCACCGGCTCATGGCACTGCGGGCACGTCGAAAGGTTGGGAAGGTTTACATGGTCATGCGCCCTGCGCGTATCACGCTTCGCTCTGGATTTCCGTTTCTTGGGGACAGCCATATCGTTTATCAATCTCCTTGGATCTTTAAGGTTTTCAATTTCGCAAAGGCCGGATTCGTCCGGTCTTCCTTGCAGCGGCAAGCCGCTTCGTTCAGGTTCACCCCGCAGCGGGGGCAGATCCCCCGGCAGTCTTCCCGGCAAAGCAGTTTCATCGGCAGAGACAGATAGATCTGCTCCCGAACCAGCTCGGCCAGATCGATTTCGTTGGTGGTGATATAATCGGTGGCGAGGTCCTCCTCGGTCAGCTCGACCTCCTCTGCGTCCTCGCCGGCCGGAGGCAGCACCAGGAACAAACGGAACGAGGCATCGACCGGAAGGCTGTAGGTCTCGAGGCATCGGTCACAAGGGACCTTCAGCCTCCCGCTCACACGCCCTTCCAGGACGAACTTGGTGCCCAATCGGGCCAGAGTCGCCGAGACGGAAACGGGTCCATCCAGCCCCAGAATAGGATCGTCCGGGCCTTCGGACCGCCACCAGCCCGGCGTCAGCTCAAAGCTGAACTCCCGGTGGGGTGCAGTCATGGTTCGCAGATCGATGATCAACGGGCTGGATCCTTTCCGGCCGCCGCCAGGCAGCTGTTTCCGCTGGACGAGCCCCGCTCGTTCGACGGCCATATTAACCGCATCGACACCATGCGGATTCTTCCATCCGGTTCCCATCCGAAACAGCCTGCGACGAGCAGGCTTCCATCAGGAAACCATCTCTTTTCGCGCCGCGCGAAGAACCTACGGGCAGGGCTCCATGGGGCGCTTTTCCGGACCTGACCAACCGTCTTCCCGGGCACCCCGGCGGCCCGGCACTCCATCAAAAAAATAAAAGATTTAGTATATAAATAGACTTACCATTGTCAAGAATTTAATTCCTACAGCCCCATCACAGGTTATTTTAACAATATTAAACATGTTTTTTTCATTTTTTATTTTTTTATTGACGTTTGCCATATATTTGTGATATTTATCGAAGCCAAGATTTTCATAGGTCGAAACGCGCAATCGTGCTCGCTTTAAACCCCGCCCTGAAATCATCTATGTGGAAGCCGCGCCAAAATCTCAATTATTATGAAAAACTCCGACGTTCTCTCTATGAAATCCTCCGAGACTCTCTCGAGCGGCAGCTCATGAAGACCGCCCTGGTCGATTCCTTCTACAATTATGAGAGGGAAGGCATCGAATACCCGTTCGTCGACCGAAGCGAACTCAAACCCAAATCCAAGCGGATGGAAAAGGAATCCGCCCTCGACAACACCTTCATCGTCATCTTCTGCGAAGGGAAGCTCCAGCCGCAGCACAAGACCTATATCCGGTTCTTCCCTGAAAACACCGTCATCAAGAAGAATCTATCCTATCTGGCCAATTTCGCTCTTTACAAGCGATTTCACCGGAACCTGCGCTATTTTGAAACGCCCGGCTTCTTCGACCTCGTGGAGGGGCTGCTCAACATCGACTACGCCCTGTTGATCCAGCAGGACCCCACCGTTGTGAAGCGCAACCGGTACGCCCTCACGCATTTTCATGTCAAGATCGACTGGCCGATCGCCGAGGCCGCCCAGGATCTCGCTAAGGGGCTTCGCTACATCCAGAACCACCTGTACGAAAACGGCGACAAGCAGGGGCGCATCCTGCAGAACAAACTCTTCGAATACTACGGGTGCCACCACAGCGTCGGGGGGAGGCGCACGGCCGGGCTCATCGCCGCGCAGCTTCTCCGATCCCTCGATTGCATATCGACCGTGTTCGTCTCCAGTTCGGAATCCCGCAGCATGTATAAATACTCGGAGTCCGGGATCTCCAAGTTCTTCCTCGTCCAACTCAACGACCGGCAGATCGAGGAGCTCAGCGGGAAGGTGGGAGGAGCCCCGGACACCTTCAAAACCGGCTACCTCTATCCAGCCGGGGGTTTCTCCATCGGCATCGCCGAGGCCCGTTACAGCCATACCGTTTATAGCCGCCCCCCGGAAGACGGCAAGCTCCGCAAGCTCAAACCGGCCTACAATTGGCTGCGGCTGGAAGACGAGTTCCTCCATCCGCGGATCACAGCCCTCAACGCCCAGCCGATCAGCTACAACTGGGTGTACAGCGGCAGCCCCGAATCGTCCCTTAGGCCGTCTTCCTGAGCGATGCGCCGCACAAGATCTTCATCTTTCGAGCGCCAGAAACCACACCCCTGGTCCCCGCCGGCACCGCAGGATGTGCACATCGCGCTCCTCGGTGCGAACCTTGAAATAATCATCCTGCTCCCCATACCAGCGGTCCAGGATCTCCACGATCCGGTGCTCCCTCCCCTTGTACTCGAAGGCGGTGGGCCGCTCGTCAGCCTTGTACCCCGAGTAGGCCTTCACCTGCACCGACAGCCATAACGATGTCATGTCCCTTCCCCCGGCAGGGGCCGCTCGAGCATGCCCCGCGCAAGATCCGCCGATCATTGCCGTGCTCCGCATCAAGATCCGCTTGTTTCTTTCGGATTATTTATATTATATTCAACGTTCGTTTTGATCCAGAAACAAGTGGATCATGGCAACCCATGCGGCCGACTTATCTGGTTTCCATCCGGAAATGGTCTTTTTGGCCAATCTCGGCGTCAATCTGCACGTTTGCTTGTGCGGCGACCTGCAGGTCGCCTCCGCGCAAATGCTTGATTTCCTTGATATTGGCCAAACCGGGACCCGCCCCGCAGGGGTGGGACTGAGCACGCGCAGCGTGTAAAGAAAAATCCTCATTTCCGGATTGGAAACCAGGTTTTATCGGAAATGGTCTTTTTGGCCAATCTCGGCGTCAATCTGCACGTTTGCTTGTGCGGCGGCCTCCAGGCCGCCTCCGCGCAAAGGCTTGATTTCCTTGATATTGGCCAAACCGGGACCCGCCCCGCAGGGGTGGGACTGAGCACACGCAGCGTGTAAAGAAAAATCCTCATTTTCGGATTGGAAACCGGCTGGTACCGGGACATCGTTTCCGGATGGACACCATCTGAATATTCCCTGGAGGCTTTCCTATCTCATGACCGAACAGAAGATCGTCACCCGTTTCCCCCCGAGCCCCACCGGTTATCTGCACATCGGCGGCGCCCGGACAGCCCTCTTCAACTGGCTCTTCGCCCGCCGGCACGGCGGGACGTTCATCCTGCGGATCGAAGACACCGACCAGGCGCGATCCACGGACGAGGCCGCACAGGCGATCATCGAATCCATGGAGTGGCTGGGGCTCGACTGGGATGCCGGCCCCTATTTCCAGTCCCGGCGCTATGACCTGTACAACCGCGCCATCGATCAACTGCTCGCCGAGGGCAAGGCCTACCACTGCCACTGCTCCCCCGAGCTCCTGGAAGAAAAGCGCAGCGCCGCCAAGGCCAAGGGCCTCAAACCCAAATATGACGGCACCTGCCGCGATCTCGGGCTCGGACCGGCCCCGGGCTCCGTCGTCAGGCTCAAGTGCCCCACCACAGGGACTACGCATTTCGACGATCTCATCAAGGGGCCGATCCGCATCTCGAACGAGGAACTGGACGACCTCATCCTGCGCCGCTCCGACGGCAGCCCGACCTATCACATGGCGGTGGTGGCCGACGACATCGACCTCGGAATCACCCATGTGATCCGCGGCGACGACCACGTGAACAACACCCCCCGTCAGATCCAGATCTACAACGCCCTCGGGGTACCCACGCCCTACTACGCCCACGTCCCCATGATCCTCGGCCCCGACAAGACCCGCCTCAGCAAACGCCACGGCGCCATGTCGGTCCTCGCCTACCGCGACATGGGCTATCTGCCGCATGCACTTCTGAACGCCCTCGTCCGCCTGGGCTGGTCCCACGGCGACCAGGAGAAATTCACGCGGGAAGAACTCATCGAAACATTCTCGCTCGAAAACGTCGGCAAGTCCGCCGGCGTCTTCAATCTCGAAAAACTCATCGACCTGAATGCACAGTACATCCGCGAAACGTCCGACCAGGACCTGTCCGGACTGCTCGCCCCCTTTCTGGACGCCATCGGCATCCGGGATGTACCGGCCCGACAGCTCGAGGCGGCGGTCGCCACCCTCAAACCACGCTGCAGAACCCTGGTCGAGATGGCTGAGGCCGCCCGGATGTATTTCGATGAAGCGCTGGCCTATGAAGAGAAGGGGGACAAGAAATTCCTGGTCCCCGAGGTCCTGCCCCATCTCGAGGACCTCGCGCGGAGGCTGAAAGTCATGGAGACCTTCACGGAGGCCGCCTTGGAGGACGTGTTCAGGGCCTACCTCGAGGAGCGCGGCATCAAGCTGAAGGAAGTCGCCCAGCCGCTCCGGCTGGCCCTGACCGGCCGAACGGCCAGCCCGGGCCTGTTCGAAGTGATGGCGGTCCTCGGCCGGGACGAGGTGCTGCGGCGGATCGACCGCGTCCTGCGGCATATCGAGGCCAAGCGGTAGGGCGGCTTCAGCGTCCGAAGATGTACTTGGCGATGACGCGGCGCTGGATCTCGGAGGTCCCCTCGTAGATCGTCAGGACCCGCGCGTCGCGGTAGTAGCGCTCCACCGGGAAGTCTTTCATGTACCCGTACCCGCCGTGGACCTGGATGGCCTTGTAGGCGGCACGGTTGGCCATTTCCGAGGCGTAGAGCTTGGCCATGGAGGCCGCCGCACCGAAGTTCTCACCCCGGTCCCGCATGGCGGCGGCGTTGAAGGTGAGCAGCCGCGCAGCCTCGATCTCGAGCGCCATATCGGCGATCATCCAGCGGATCCCCTGGAACTGCGAGATGCTCTTGTTGAACTGGACCCGCTCCCGGGCATAGCTCACGCTGGCCTCGAGGCAGGCCTGAGCGACCCCGACCGACTGTGAGGCGATCCCGATCCGGCCGCCGTCGAGAGACGCCATGGCGATCAGGAACCCGTCCCCTTCCTGGCCGAGGAGGTTCCCGGCCGGCACGCGGCACTCATCGAAGATCAGCTCCACGGTGTCCGAGGCCCTGAGGCCCATCTTCTCCTCTTCCTTCCCGACCGAAAAGCCCGGGGTCCCCTTTTCGACCACGAAGGCGCTGATCCCGCGGTGGCGCTTGCTCTTGTCGGTGTAAGCGGTCACCACCGTGACATCCGAGTTCTTGCCCGTGCTGATGAAGATCTTGTTCCCGGTGATAACATAGCTGTCCCCGTCCCGTACGGCCTTCGTGTGCTGATTCGCCGGGTCGGATCCCGCCGAAGGCTCCGTCAGGGCGAACGAGCCGATCTTCCTGCCGGCGGCCAGCGGTTTGAGGTAGGTCTCCTTGAGGGAATCCGACCCGAAGAGGTAGATCGGCCCGCAGGCGACCGAGTTGTGGACGGACATGATGACCGCCGTCGCAGCACAGGCATAGGCGACCTCCTGCATCGCCGCCGAGTAGCTGACGGTGTCGGCCCCCGCGCCCCCATACTCCGCCGGGACGTTCATCCCCATCAACCCGAGTTCCCCCATCTTGCGCAGATTCTCCCGCGGAAACTCGCAGGTGCGGTCCCGCTCGGCCGCCGTCGGCAGCAATTCCTCCCGGGCGAAATCCCTGACCATCGCCTGGATCATCCGCTGTTCTTCCGTCAACTGGTAGCCCATGCTTCATCCTCGCTCAAACGGTTGGAATCAGAGAACCATCCATGCCAGCGGGCGGACTCGCCCTAGGGGGTATAGAGCACCACCAGGAGTTCGGCCCGCACTTCGCTCAGATTCCTGAGCTTGTGCACGATGGACGAATCGAAGTGGACGTTTTGCCCCGGGGCGAGGACATTCCGGTTCTCGCCCACCATGACCTCCACCTCTCCCTGAAGCACGTAGACGAACTCTTCACCGGGGTGCTGGTAGCTGACGCCCTTGTGCTCCGATCGCGGATCGATGAAGATCCGGAAGGCCTTCAGGTGCTTGTGCCGAGCCTCGGGGGTCAGGTTTTCGTAGGTGTAGTCCTCCGTGCGTTTGCGGTAGTCTTCCGCGGACTGTTCGTCCGCCCGCTTCTTCTCCTCCTTCAGGAGGATGCTGGAATCGACCTCGAGGGCCTTCGAAAGCTGGAGAATCACCGCGACCGGGGGGATGACCTCCCCCTTCTCGACCTGGGAGATGTATTTGGGCGCCAGCCCCGTCTCGTTGCCGAGATGTTTGAGGGTCAGGCCTTTTTTCTTCCGCAGCGCCGCGAGGCGCTTGCCGAAAGGCTTGCTCGACTGTTCTTGCGGCATGGGGTTTCCCTCCCTTGAATCCGTTTACGGGTATTGAGCCGAAGGCCCCGCCACATCCGCATCAGGGCCTCAAACCACCGGTCCGTCCGGCCGATCTCCATTTTCGGATTTCTTGAAAACCTTGAACATCTGAAAGACAAAGCCTGCCAGAAGGGCAAGACTGATCAGGATCATCAGGTTGGACGCGAAAAAGGTCATGACAAAGGAAAAGGGGTCGTTCAAATGGTAGGCAGCGATGAGAACATAGACGCCGAAGAGGAGGAAAAACAGCGCCGCCAATGCCATCACGCCCTGACGCAG harbors:
- a CDS encoding conserved hypothetical protein (Evidence 4 : Unknown function but conserved in other organisms), yielding MGTGWKNPHGVDAVNMAVERAGLVQRKQLPGGGRKGSSPLIIDLRTMTAPHREFSFELTPGWWRSEGPDDPILGLDGPVSVSATLARLGTKFVLEGRVSGRLKVPCDRCLETYSLPVDASFRLFLVLPPAGEDAEEVELTEEDLATDYITTNEIDLAELVREQIYLSLPMKLLCREDCRGICPRCGVNLNEAACRCKEDRTNPAFAKLKTLKIQGD
- a CDS encoding hypothetical protein (Evidence 5 : Unknown function); amino-acid sequence: MRVSTYENLGFDKYHKYMANVNKKIKNEKNMFNIVKITCDGAVGIKFLTMVSLFIY
- a CDS encoding conserved hypothetical protein (Evidence 4 : Unknown function but conserved in other organisms), with product MLALNPALKSSMWKPRQNLNYYEKLRRSLYEILRDSLERQLMKTALVDSFYNYEREGIEYPFVDRSELKPKSKRMEKESALDNTFIVIFCEGKLQPQHKTYIRFFPENTVIKKNLSYLANFALYKRFHRNLRYFETPGFFDLVEGLLNIDYALLIQQDPTVVKRNRYALTHFHVKIDWPIAEAAQDLAKGLRYIQNHLYENGDKQGRILQNKLFEYYGCHHSVGGRRTAGLIAAQLLRSLDCISTVFVSSSESRSMYKYSESGISKFFLVQLNDRQIEELSGKVGGAPDTFKTGYLYPAGGFSIGIAEARYSHTVYSRPPEDGKLRKLKPAYNWLRLEDEFLHPRITALNAQPISYNWVYSGSPESSLRPSS
- a CDS encoding conserved hypothetical protein (Evidence 4 : Unknown function but conserved in other organisms) codes for the protein MIGGSCAGHARAAPAGGRDMTSLWLSVQVKAYSGYKADERPTAFEYKGREHRIVEILDRWYGEQDDYFKVRTEERDVHILRCRRGPGVWFLALER
- a CDS encoding hypothetical protein (Evidence 5 : Unknown function); translated protein: MATHAADLSGFHPEMVFLANLGVNLHVCLCGDLQVASAQMLDFLDIGQTGTRPAGVGLSTRSV
- a CDS encoding hypothetical protein (Evidence 5 : Unknown function), with protein sequence MVFLANLGVNLHVCLCGGLQAASAQRLDFLDIGQTGTRPAGVGLSTRSV
- the gltX gene encoding glutamyl-tRNA synthetase (Evidence 2a : Function from experimental evidences in other organisms; PubMedId : 14764088, 2201777, 3015933, 4912521; Product type e : enzyme), which gives rise to MTEQKIVTRFPPSPTGYLHIGGARTALFNWLFARRHGGTFILRIEDTDQARSTDEAAQAIIESMEWLGLDWDAGPYFQSRRYDLYNRAIDQLLAEGKAYHCHCSPELLEEKRSAAKAKGLKPKYDGTCRDLGLGPAPGSVVRLKCPTTGTTHFDDLIKGPIRISNEELDDLILRRSDGSPTYHMAVVADDIDLGITHVIRGDDHVNNTPRQIQIYNALGVPTPYYAHVPMILGPDKTRLSKRHGAMSVLAYRDMGYLPHALLNALVRLGWSHGDQEKFTREELIETFSLENVGKSAGVFNLEKLIDLNAQYIRETSDQDLSGLLAPFLDAIGIRDVPARQLEAAVATLKPRCRTLVEMAEAARMYFDEALAYEEKGDKKFLVPEVLPHLEDLARRLKVMETFTEAALEDVFRAYLEERGIKLKEVAQPLRLALTGRTASPGLFEVMAVLGRDEVLRRIDRVLRHIEAKR
- the mmgC gene encoding Acyl-CoA dehydrogenase gives rise to the protein MGYQLTEEQRMIQAMVRDFAREELLPTAAERDRTCEFPRENLRKMGELGLMGMNVPAEYGGAGADTVSYSAAMQEVAYACAATAVIMSVHNSVACGPIYLFGSDSLKETYLKPLAAGRKIGSFALTEPSAGSDPANQHTKAVRDGDSYVITGNKIFISTGKNSDVTVVTAYTDKSKRHRGISAFVVEKGTPGFSVGKEEEKMGLRASDTVELIFDECRVPAGNLLGQEGDGFLIAMASLDGGRIGIASQSVGVAQACLEASVSYARERVQFNKSISQFQGIRWMIADMALEIEAARLLTFNAAAMRDRGENFGAAASMAKLYASEMANRAAYKAIQVHGGYGYMKDFPVERYYRDARVLTIYEGTSEIQRRVIAKYIFGR
- a CDS encoding Cupin domain protein; amino-acid sequence: MPQEQSSKPFGKRLAALRKKKGLTLKHLGNETGLAPKYISQVEKGEVIPPVAVILQLSKALEVDSSILLKEEKKRADEQSAEDYRKRTEDYTYENLTPEARHKHLKAFRIFIDPRSEHKGVSYQHPGEEFVYVLQGEVEVMVGENRNVLAPGQNVHFDSSIVHKLRNLSEVRAELLVVLYTP
- a CDS encoding conserved hypothetical protein (Evidence 4 : Unknown function but conserved in other organisms); this encodes MHKGLWWLRQGVMALAALFFLLFGVYVLIAAYHLNDPFSFVMTFFASNLMILISLALLAGFVFQMFKVFKKSENGDRPDGPVV